From the genome of Colwellia psychrerythraea 34H, one region includes:
- a CDS encoding dicarboxylate/amino acid:cation symporter encodes MSPPSKKNSLTSRIVIGMVAGILLGTFLQWLMPNGSDKVINLYLFELSLKGLFVDGILEVIGQVFMASLRMLVVPLVFVSLVCGVCSLKDTSKLGRIGGKAVALYLATTAIAISFAIFVALIIAPGEGVNMVANSSFSGREAPSLAQVIIQMFPTNPFASFAQGNMLQVIVFALLFGIAIALSGKAGERVALLFEDLSEVIMRLVTILMNIAPYGVFALLATLFTTVSLTTFGNLIEYFLVVFFVLVIHALVTYPIILKLFTGLNPVIFLKKMRDAAIFAFSTASSNATIPVTLETATKKMGVKNSIASFTVPLGATINMDGTAIMQGVATVFIAQVFTQDLTLADYLTVVLTATLASIGTAGVPGVGLIMLAMVLEQVGLPVEGIALIIGVDRLLDMTRTAVNVTGDSMVSLVVAKSEDQFDHEMYLDPQAGHNIEEIDFKHLKDN; translated from the coding sequence ATGTCCCCACCCTCCAAAAAAAATAGCTTAACCAGCCGCATTGTTATCGGTATGGTTGCAGGTATTTTATTAGGAACTTTCTTGCAGTGGCTTATGCCCAATGGCTCTGACAAAGTTATTAACCTTTATTTATTTGAACTTTCTCTAAAAGGCTTATTTGTAGATGGCATATTAGAAGTGATTGGCCAAGTTTTTATGGCCAGTTTACGTATGTTAGTTGTTCCCTTAGTTTTTGTATCGTTAGTCTGTGGGGTATGCTCCTTAAAAGATACCAGTAAGCTTGGCCGCATAGGTGGCAAAGCGGTAGCCTTATATCTCGCCACTACAGCTATTGCTATAAGCTTTGCTATTTTTGTTGCGCTAATTATTGCTCCGGGCGAAGGCGTTAATATGGTAGCTAACAGTAGCTTTTCAGGTAGAGAAGCTCCTTCTTTAGCACAAGTTATTATCCAAATGTTTCCTACCAATCCTTTCGCATCCTTTGCACAAGGTAATATGCTGCAAGTAATCGTTTTTGCATTACTTTTTGGTATTGCTATCGCTCTTTCAGGTAAAGCTGGTGAACGTGTCGCTTTATTATTTGAAGATTTAAGTGAAGTGATCATGCGTCTGGTCACAATTTTAATGAATATCGCTCCTTATGGTGTATTTGCACTATTGGCAACCTTGTTTACGACTGTGTCATTAACGACTTTTGGTAATTTAATTGAATATTTCTTAGTAGTATTTTTTGTTCTAGTTATTCATGCTTTAGTTACTTACCCTATTATTTTAAAATTATTTACGGGTTTAAATCCGGTAATCTTTTTAAAGAAAATGCGTGACGCTGCTATTTTTGCTTTCTCTACCGCCAGTTCAAATGCCACTATCCCTGTTACTTTAGAAACAGCAACAAAAAAGATGGGTGTAAAAAACTCCATCGCATCATTTACCGTGCCGCTTGGTGCCACCATTAATATGGACGGCACCGCAATCATGCAAGGTGTGGCTACTGTTTTTATCGCGCAAGTTTTTACCCAGGATTTAACCCTAGCCGACTACTTAACCGTTGTGCTTACTGCAACCCTAGCTTCTATAGGCACAGCAGGTGTGCCAGGCGTTGGTTTAATCATGCTAGCCATGGTATTAGAGCAAGTAGGTTTACCTGTTGAAGGCATTGCTCTTATTATTGGTGTCGATAGATTACTGGATATGACACGTACTGCGGTCAATGTTACTGGCGACAGTATGGTGAGTCTTGTGGTTGCTAAAAGTGAAGACCAGTTTGACCATGAAATGTATCTTGACCCACAAGCAGGCCATAACATTGAAGAAATCGACTTTAAGCACCTAAAAGACAATTAA